gTTGGATTTCCAGTGCGGTTGGAGACATCTGAGGACGATTCAGTCGGCGTCCTGCAGAGAGGACAAGCGGCGAGCGCGCCGTCTCCGGCCAGCAGTTTGTAGTTAAGGCCGATCACCAGCGAGCAGAAGCGACTGACGTCCACGAAGTCGCAGCAGAGGACGTTGACCGCGCTGGCCTCGCTCCCCGGACGCTGTGCACCTGCCCAATGAAGCAGCAGCGAGAGAGCTCCCATCGTCATCTTCTTCATGTCCTGGAGGGGGTGGAGGACGACGTACGGAGCGTCTTCGGTCAAGTTCAGACCGCTGACGTAAAACCCGGCTGAAAAAAGGAAGTACAGTTTTTAAGTACATGAGTACTTCAATTTTATAccactttaatatttttacttgtaattttCAGTAGG
The sequence above is drawn from the Plectropomus leopardus isolate mb unplaced genomic scaffold, YSFRI_Pleo_2.0 unplaced_scaffold22443, whole genome shotgun sequence genome and encodes:
- the LOC121965940 gene encoding PI-PLC X domain-containing protein 1-like; amino-acid sequence: MKKMTMGALSLLLHWAGAQRPGSEASAVNVLCCDFVDVSRFCSLVIGLNYKLLAGDGALAACPLCRTPTESSSDVSNRTGNPASKKRCVFSIKPHLLTLQDLSPASS